Genomic window (Aethina tumida isolate Nest 87 chromosome 4, icAetTumi1.1, whole genome shotgun sequence):
TATACTTGATATTATAGTTTACTTGCCCATAAGATGAGTACATGAGATGTActggattttttatttctttagttaCTAATAAAACACTGTTTTCGCTAAAACAAAATCcattaatttagtataatttaaaacatatgtaGTATACtccattaatataaatttagttcgCCGACAGGACATTCCATTAACACAGGTAATTAAACATACAAACATGAGAACTAAATTGTTTAGTCTATCATATGTATATAGTTATATTGTCTATCCCTGAATGTGTGTTTTAATGTGAAATGCACCACACTGTACCCATAATTAGGGACctaacagtttaataaataaaaaatatacaattttaaaacatttatttgaaatactagttttattacacatatttatatacaagtttgtataaagttaaaaataaataaataagtctaAAATTGGTTTGGTgcttaatttaactaatagtGTGCAATAGTGATTGTTTTAAgtcaattgaatttatttagaatactgTGTAGTCTTCAACagccattaaattaatagagcTTCTTCAGTTGCTCATaggtaataaagaaaataatattccatgGTCCCATGCGGAACCATGTCGGTATAAAGCCTCTATAGAACGCCCAGAAGCCTTCGTTCCTAAAGGTTTGTACAAAACAATCGGCGGTGCCAGTGTAAATGTGTATTTGACTATTCAATCCACCACATTTCTTCAGTTTACGTTGATTCATCAGACgagtctaaaaataaatgataattaaattaggtgttatcttaaatttaaaatagcttatgtatattttgaataaaaataattacgacataattatgaaatctGCAATGCGCTTACGCACTGTTTAcgattataaatgaaaactttCCAACACGTAATCGAATGCTGATAGTTCATGACCCTCCAATGCTTACCCTGACGACGTCGATTGGTGTTGAGGCAACCGCACTACCTAAGCTTGCACAAAGACTAGACCTGAAATGATACCCAGTAAGACACTGTTTGTAAATTAATGCAATCATGGTACTTACAAGAAGTGATTCGAAGTGTTGTCACCGAGAGCATTCATGAAATGGCTCTTGCAAAAATCATAGATCGGCAATTCGACTGCGGCTATTACTGCTGCCCTTTGAGCAGTTGGATTCACACCCTAAAATAACGAATatattcagttaaaatatttacagtcataaaaacaaaaaaataaataattatgcagACTTTTATGaacataattgtttttcaaaatttataaatatcttaataatttgatttaattttttgttgaaacaaATAGGGACTAATCATGGTAAAGATTTTGTAgatagatttataaatatctcaattggaagatttattttatattcttttttaattataaacgttaattgcttttatttatgttaaggGTATATTAGATTCTCTTAGATTTACCAATGTCACTACTCAACTACAGTTttcgtatttatttagtttcgtCAAGGATTCAATCTTGGAACCCTTCTCTATCTATTGTTTGTTGATAATTTCAAGATTTTCCATTTTATCAATTCTATCTCTGTTATACTTactgttataattctatactAAAGTTTTATAAGTTCTGTTTGATGATAAATTAACTTTCAATAGACATATTATGGGGATATCTAGTTCTGcttataaatatactaataatcACATTAgtgaacaaataatatttaacatttctttGTGTATCCAGAGTcgttctatatttttatatttaattacattaataaaattcatataaatatatttttatttcctttatgatatttataattcaaaaaatcaagacaagtttcaaaattcatttataaatttcgaaGTAACAGTTCCTAcgaaaatttaaggaaaagaaaacaaataacagttttgttttcatttgtttcatgaagttagagaaaataaaaactttatcaggaatatgaaatttctttctttttctttcACAATCTCaacctattaattataaatcaaattatgcaTTACACTCATCTCTTTTAACaaggtataaaaatttctatgaaataaataaatgttctcttaatttgtttgttgggATAATTATtgcttttcaattttttttaattatgttataggTTCTATTCATATTATAACTACTATATCTATATAGctactttttgtattttttcagtGATTTGAATGTTCTGTTAAGACCAGTTAATTAGATACCAATCATTAAAAACAGTTTAGATTCTATAACTCAGGGATAATATAAGCAAAATCAGATAAACCCTTGAATTGAAACGCCAAAACAATACACAGCAGCtgattataatagttgaaaataattcatttttgtatagattgtacaaaataacagaaaatatacaaatatgagCACAATCAGATAAACCCTTGAATTGAAAAGCTAAtcacaacaaaaacaatacaCAACAGCTGATTATAATAGTCGAAAATAATACACGTTGTGTACAGATTGTacaaaataacagaaaatatgtaatgtaaataaatgacGAACACTTTTCCTGtataaacacaataataatggtaaaatattttataattacattgtgggttttattttttggcagacattcaaatttatataaatagacGATAACATAGGGAAAACATAATAATGccaatttatgattaattaaggaaaaaatgaAAGGCTTCCTAATTCGGAAAGAACCTATAAAAGTGGCGTGACTGCCTCTAATCAATGCCAATTAAAAACAGCAAAAATGCGAGCCTTCTGACCCACATGTTAATGATACAAATGTAATAATCCTCGATAAGAATGCACAACTCACTGCCAGTCAGCAATAAACTTCGATTAAGTCTTTCCACTAGACAATTAAGATCTGGCTGATCGAGTTGACTCACCCGCCACAATCCGGAGATTCCTTCGTGAGTGTAGACGTCCTTGAAACAGTCAACAAGCCCGACGTTGGCGCTGGCTCCCTGCACCTGCATGCGCACCTTCAGGACATCCGTGGGGTTGGCGATCGCGCTGGACACCGCACCGGCCACGACCGCACACACGATATTCACCGTCACGCTTTCCTTGCCGCGGTTATGCTCGGCGATGATGCTCTTCAGCGAATAGTACGTGCCGAACTTGATGGTGCCATATGTTGCCTGACGCAACACAGCCGGCCAGATACTGAAAGAAAAATTacggataaaattattttcagtattctatttttttcacTACTAATTATTGTCATCTATGTTAACCATACTAAATGCAATACAaaacttttgaattttgttttaggtctttatgtaaaaagttatatatttgtttatttaacccaaattaaaataaaaaacgcttggtattttaaaataacatacaatgtaattaattaaccaaaaataattttgataaagaaTAAGGTGtgcaaaatcatttttatatttttcaatccaTTCTGTATGTGGTAGCCCTCTAAAACTATAAGACATTATGAATAATGCTTATTTGTGTAGACCCTGATTTAATTCTGGTGATATGCAGGCCATAATAAAACATCGATTATTTCCTTGGTCATTCAATTTGTTTCATGTAAGACATGTGGGCGAGCATTGCCGTGCATAAGAATGAATCACCAGCAAATGAAAGGACAATTGGTagcaaaatgtttaaatattctgcCTTTAAAACCCCATTTGGAAAAACAAGATTAGTTCCACCGCCGCCAATGATGATACCACCTCAAATCCTTATTGTGACACCTCTATATAAAAGAGGTGGGCATCTTATTGATTAATCTTACAGTATTCCGACTGACAACTACATTATGTGCTTGCTTTAATTCCGTTACCAATCcaggtaatataaaaaaagtcttCAAGAAGTTAGTGAATGATGTTCAATAAGACTGCCAATTTCCCCAAAGCGCCTTCACAACCGACAAACGACACAAAACATATCAGCTATCTCAATTTGCTTTAAGCCACCTTGAAACTGTTCGACGGCTTGATTTATTTCctccaaatttaaatgacgTTGTTCCATCGTAAAACACTAGATACAATAGATATTCAACAGTacagtataataatataaatcgtAAATGTATGAACAGGTTTTTTTATAACGATAACTTCACAgtgtattacaaataatatgaacattttgtcaaaagtaaaaaaaaataaatataatattgacaacaaaaaataaatttcagtaataaaatatccttAGACTTCTCTTGTCTTTGGGTAGTTCCTTTTAATATCTATAAccatttttgtgatttttgtggttgtaaaattattatctctAATGcgtgtaatttttgtaaaatttagaccAAGACTAAATAAATCGTTTTGATATTATGTATTTGAtctttttcaatgtttaaatgttttatttttagaaatttggtAAAAAGAATATGGTAATATGGAAAATGgtgaaatgtttaaatgtactttcaattactaaattagaaagaaaattttatattgtgatAAGTTTGTGTTGTTTGGCCTTCTAGAAACAATTTCAGAAACTAAGAAATATTCTCCATTTTATTTCAGAGCaactttcattataaatttatttccacaCCTATCGATTAGTATATGACCGACGACCTATACTATTTGGTCACTCGGTACAAactgaaatattcatatattcctACAACACTTATCTTGC
Coding sequences:
- the LOC109596417 gene encoding mitochondrial uncoupling protein Bmcp: MVNSGMGERDWRPFVYGGLASCAAEFGTFPIDVTKTRLQVQGQILDKQHATLKYTGMIDCFLKIAKQEGFASLYSGIWPAVLRQATYGTIKFGTYYSLKSIIAEHNRGKESVTVNIVCAVVAGAVSSAIANPTDVLKVRMQVQGASANVGLVDCFKDVYTHEGISGLWRGVNPTAQRAAVIAAVELPIYDFCKSHFMNALGDNTSNHFLSSLCASLGSAVASTPIDVVRTRLMNQRKLKKCGGLNSQIHIYTGTADCFVQTFRNEGFWAFYRGFIPTWFRMGPWNIIFFITYEQLKKLY